One segment of Micromonospora parathelypteridis DNA contains the following:
- a CDS encoding ABC transporter ATP-binding protein, whose translation MTVVQATGLALRYGRTTALGDVSFTLRTGVTGLLGPNGAGKTTLLRIVATALPADGGTLRVFGHDPSTPPGRLAVRRRLGYLPQDPGFHPSFTAFEFVDYVAILKELTHRSARHAEVARVLSAVGLDDRRRSRIRTLSGGMKQRLALAAALVGDPDLVILDEPTVGLDPEQRLRFRELIADLGERKTVLLSTHQTEDVMSLCQEVIVLDRGRVRFEGTPAKLAGLAAGRVWTSAERQAGALASWRTGTGLHRHVGDPPPGATLVEPSIEDGYLTLVDAGAEASASAGGAR comes from the coding sequence ATGACCGTCGTTCAGGCAACGGGTCTGGCGCTGCGATACGGGCGCACCACCGCCCTCGGGGACGTCTCGTTCACGCTGCGCACCGGGGTGACCGGGCTGCTCGGCCCAAACGGCGCGGGCAAGACGACACTGCTGCGGATCGTCGCGACCGCCCTGCCCGCCGACGGCGGAACGCTGCGGGTCTTCGGCCACGATCCGAGCACGCCACCTGGGCGGCTCGCGGTCCGGCGCCGGCTCGGGTACCTGCCCCAGGATCCAGGGTTCCACCCGTCGTTCACCGCGTTCGAGTTCGTCGACTACGTCGCGATCCTCAAGGAGCTCACGCACCGGTCGGCGCGGCATGCCGAGGTCGCCCGGGTGCTCTCCGCCGTCGGCCTCGACGACCGCCGGCGATCCCGGATCCGGACCCTGTCCGGCGGCATGAAGCAACGGCTCGCGCTGGCGGCCGCACTGGTCGGCGACCCGGACCTCGTCATCCTCGACGAACCGACGGTCGGTCTCGACCCGGAGCAGCGGCTGCGGTTCCGGGAGCTGATCGCCGACCTCGGCGAGCGCAAGACGGTGCTGCTCTCCACGCATCAGACCGAGGACGTCATGTCGCTGTGCCAGGAGGTCATCGTCCTCGACCGGGGCCGAGTACGGTTCGAGGGCACCCCGGCGAAGCTGGCCGGGTTGGCTGCCGGCAGGGTGTGGACGAGCGCGGAGCGGCAGGCCGGGGCGTTGGCGTCGTGGCGGACGGGCACGGGCCTCCACCGCCACGTCGGCGACCCGCCACCTGGTGCCACGCTGGTCGAGCCGTCGATTGAGGACGGCTACCTGACGCTCGTCGACGCTGGCGCCGAGGCGTCGGCGAGCGCGGGAGGCGCGCGATGA
- a CDS encoding glutaredoxin domain-containing protein, with protein sequence MLRRWTLAILMAVCGALVAVTQLTDGLPVVGGVELLIFLALALLLSPWAFPRSVEAAEAQRASAADGRPIVYWRPGCRYCLQLRFSLGRLARRAHWVDIWLDPAGAAAVRAVASGNETVPTVVLAGQAVVNPDRAWLREQLRSS encoded by the coding sequence GTGCTGCGGCGGTGGACTTTGGCGATCCTGATGGCGGTGTGCGGCGCGCTGGTGGCGGTGACGCAACTGACCGACGGTCTGCCCGTCGTCGGTGGCGTCGAGCTGCTGATCTTCTTGGCGCTGGCACTGCTGCTCTCGCCCTGGGCCTTCCCCCGCTCGGTCGAAGCCGCCGAAGCGCAACGGGCCAGCGCGGCGGACGGCCGGCCGATCGTGTACTGGCGTCCCGGCTGTCGCTACTGCCTCCAGCTCCGGTTCTCCCTTGGCCGGCTCGCCCGGCGGGCGCACTGGGTGGACATCTGGTTAGACCCGGCAGGTGCTGCCGCCGTGAGGGCGGTCGCAAGCGGCAACGAGACCGTGCCCACCGTCGTGCTCGCCGGTCAGGCTGTCGTGAACCCCGATCGGGCCTGGCTCCGCGAGCAGCTCCGCTCGTCCTGA
- a CDS encoding ribosomal maturation YjgA family protein, translating to MPITARTVRLLMPVAALLFVGLALLIRAVDDGALRQHSGTALYASMVWAAVLFLWPRMAPLPAGVVATAFCWVVELAQLTGVPAELSARSMAARLALGVQFDPVDLAWYPVGVAPLLALHLLVRARHRRASSSPQRPSELTHANG from the coding sequence ATGCCGATCACGGCCCGTACGGTGCGGTTGCTCATGCCGGTCGCGGCGCTGCTGTTCGTGGGCCTAGCGCTGCTGATCCGCGCCGTCGACGACGGTGCGCTGCGGCAACACTCCGGCACCGCGTTGTACGCGTCGATGGTCTGGGCCGCGGTGCTGTTCCTGTGGCCGCGAATGGCACCGCTGCCCGCCGGGGTCGTCGCCACCGCCTTCTGCTGGGTGGTCGAGCTGGCGCAGTTGACCGGGGTGCCGGCCGAACTGTCGGCGCGGAGCATGGCCGCGAGGCTGGCGCTGGGTGTGCAGTTCGACCCCGTCGACCTGGCCTGGTACCCGGTCGGGGTGGCTCCCCTGCTGGCGCTGCACCTTTTGGTACGCGCCCGCCACCGCCGCGCGTCGTCGTCCCCCCAGCGGCCCTCCGAGTTGACCCACGCTAATGGCTGA
- a CDS encoding amidohydrolase family protein yields the protein MTRHAVRAARMFDGERLVDGGVLVLLDDGWIADVHRGWAEAPEGWPVREEPDGTLLPGLVDAHVHLCADAGPDALGRLAERPETDLDAVIEASLRAHLAAGVTTVRDLGDRRDAVLRWRDRAVRDDLPTVVGSGAPVTSVGGHCWSMGGEASGVDGIREAVRLRAAAGADLVKLMASGGVFTPGTDTTRPQFSDQELIAALAQAHDLDLPVTAHAHALSAVEQALRLGFDGIEHCTCVTATGAHVPDELADRLAAAGVAVCATLGTDPAVVAPPEVVAMAARAGLSEATLRDGAATLHRAGVRLVAGSDAGLGPAKPHGILPESLVEYVACGIPATAALTAATSVGAEVCGLGRRKGRVRPGFEADLLVVDGDPTSDITALRRPLAVYRAGRPS from the coding sequence ATGACGAGACATGCTGTTCGGGCGGCGCGGATGTTCGACGGCGAGCGACTCGTGGACGGTGGGGTGCTGGTCCTGCTGGACGACGGGTGGATCGCCGACGTACACCGGGGTTGGGCCGAGGCACCGGAAGGCTGGCCGGTACGCGAAGAGCCGGACGGCACCCTGCTGCCCGGCTTGGTCGACGCGCACGTACACCTGTGCGCCGACGCCGGGCCCGACGCGCTCGGCCGGCTCGCCGAGCGCCCCGAGACGGACCTCGACGCGGTCATCGAAGCGTCACTGCGCGCGCACCTGGCGGCCGGTGTCACGACCGTCCGGGACCTGGGCGACCGCCGCGACGCCGTACTCCGATGGCGAGACCGGGCGGTGCGCGACGACCTACCAACGGTGGTGGGCTCCGGCGCACCGGTCACCAGCGTCGGCGGACACTGCTGGTCGATGGGGGGCGAGGCGAGCGGCGTCGACGGGATCCGCGAGGCCGTGCGCCTGCGGGCGGCGGCCGGCGCCGACCTGGTGAAGCTCATGGCCAGCGGCGGCGTGTTCACCCCCGGCACCGACACCACCCGACCGCAGTTCAGCGACCAGGAGTTGATCGCCGCGCTGGCCCAGGCGCACGATCTCGACCTGCCGGTGACCGCGCACGCCCACGCGCTCAGCGCGGTCGAGCAGGCATTGCGCCTTGGCTTCGACGGCATAGAGCACTGCACGTGCGTGACGGCGACCGGCGCCCACGTACCCGACGAGCTCGCGGACCGCCTGGCCGCGGCCGGGGTGGCGGTCTGTGCCACGCTCGGCACCGATCCGGCCGTGGTCGCGCCGCCGGAGGTGGTGGCGATGGCGGCGCGGGCCGGGCTCAGCGAGGCCACGCTGCGCGACGGTGCCGCCACCCTGCATCGGGCCGGGGTCCGCTTGGTGGCCGGTTCGGACGCGGGCCTCGGCCCCGCGAAGCCGCACGGGATCCTGCCGGAATCGCTCGTCGAGTACGTCGCGTGCGGCATCCCCGCCACCGCCGCCCTCACCGCAGCCACCTCGGTCGGCGCGGAGGTGTGTGGCCTCGGGCGGCGCAAGGGCCGTGTCCGCCCCGGATTCGAAGCCGACCTACTGGTCGTGGACGGCGACCCGACGAGCGACATCACGGCACTGCGCCGCCCGCTCGCCGTGTACCGCGCCGGCAGACCCTCCTGA